One genomic window of Psychrobacillus sp. INOP01 includes the following:
- a CDS encoding glucose-1-phosphate adenylyltransferase: MASKKWVAMLLAGGQGSRLGELTSDLAKPAVPFGGKYRIIDFTLSNCTHSGIDTVGILTQYRPHILNSYIGNGRPWDLDRNNGGVSILPPYQGKDGGEWYKGTANAVYQNFHFIDHNDPEYVLVISGDHIYKMDYNKMLEDHIDKGAHATIAVIEVPWEQANRFGIMNTDEMDQIIEFDEKPKHPKSNLASMGVYIFNWKHLKKYLTEDEKDSSSTNDFGKDIIPKMLQDDAKLQAYRFKGYWKDVGTIDSLWEAHMDLLEEPSDFKLGDPNWQIYAGNANHPPQYISEDADVTQSLVNEGCLVFGKVDHSVLSYNVQVGSGSIVKNSVIMPNVKIGNNVIIEKAIIGSGTIIEDGAVISDTKQRLTLIGENQLVSSESAFLQAL, encoded by the coding sequence ATGGCATCTAAAAAATGGGTTGCAATGCTTTTAGCAGGTGGTCAAGGCTCAAGACTCGGGGAGTTGACGAGTGACTTAGCTAAACCCGCAGTACCATTTGGAGGCAAATATCGGATCATCGATTTTACCTTAAGCAACTGTACACATTCAGGTATAGATACAGTCGGTATACTTACTCAATATCGTCCACATATTTTGAATTCATATATTGGAAATGGCCGCCCATGGGATCTTGACCGCAATAACGGCGGAGTTTCTATCCTTCCACCTTATCAGGGAAAAGATGGTGGGGAATGGTATAAAGGTACCGCAAATGCCGTGTACCAAAATTTCCATTTTATCGATCATAATGACCCAGAATATGTACTTGTAATCTCAGGGGACCATATTTATAAGATGGATTATAATAAAATGCTCGAAGATCATATTGATAAGGGTGCACATGCAACTATTGCTGTCATAGAGGTACCATGGGAACAAGCAAATCGCTTTGGTATCATGAATACTGATGAAATGGATCAAATTATTGAATTTGATGAAAAACCTAAACATCCAAAAAGTAATTTGGCTTCGATGGGTGTGTATATTTTTAATTGGAAACATCTAAAAAAATATTTAACAGAAGACGAAAAGGACAGCAGTTCCACTAATGACTTTGGAAAAGACATTATTCCAAAGATGCTGCAAGATGATGCAAAATTACAAGCGTATCGATTTAAAGGCTACTGGAAAGATGTAGGTACGATTGACAGCCTGTGGGAAGCGCATATGGATTTGTTGGAAGAACCATCTGATTTCAAGCTCGGAGACCCAAACTGGCAAATATATGCAGGAAATGCCAACCACCCCCCACAATATATATCTGAAGATGCAGATGTGACACAATCTTTAGTCAATGAAGGTTGTTTGGTATTTGGGAAGGTCGACCATTCTGTTCTTTCTTATAACGTCCAAGTTGGAAGTGGCTCTATCGTCAAGAATTCCGTAATTATGCCAAATGTGAAAATTGGAAATAATGTAATAATCGAAAAGGCAATAATCGGTAGCGGTACAATTATCGAAGATGGGGCTGTAATCTCTGACACTAAACAAAGACTTACATTAATCGGTGAAAATCAGTTGGTTTCTTCGGAAAGTGCTTTTCTGCAAGCTTTATAA
- the glgD gene encoding glucose-1-phosphate adenylyltransferase subunit GlgD, which translates to MRNVLGVINLVNERPILKELTHHRCLASIPFGGRYRMIDFTMSNFMNVSVSKVAIFTKDKYRSLMDHLGSGKEWDLDHRSQGLFILPSIHPDEKIRGDLQQFYDHLEFFQRATADTVIIAPGHHICKIDFNDVIKEHESSEADITVLYKDYDGLSVKRPIYHQISLDTNGEVRDVNFYTSPKKGDHICLETYVIKKQLLIDLIMNCIEYDEYDFLKDIVKANLINLKVQGYQFTGYMPFIHSLETYHASNMEFLNPEILRNYFYDSWEVFTKIKHEAPAEFTNYSKVSNSLIANGCIIEGTVENSIIFRGVKVKKGAVVKNSIIMQKGDIEEGAHVENVITDKQVTITRDQIITARNKPMVIKKEGVV; encoded by the coding sequence ATGAGAAATGTATTGGGTGTAATTAATCTTGTAAATGAAAGACCCATATTAAAAGAATTGACCCATCATCGTTGCCTAGCCTCCATACCATTTGGCGGACGCTATCGAATGATTGATTTCACTATGTCAAACTTTATGAACGTTTCCGTAAGTAAAGTTGCCATTTTCACAAAAGATAAATATCGATCATTGATGGATCATCTAGGTTCTGGAAAGGAATGGGATCTTGATCATCGTTCACAAGGTCTATTCATTCTTCCTTCGATTCATCCTGATGAAAAAATCAGAGGAGATTTACAGCAGTTCTATGATCATTTAGAATTTTTCCAACGGGCAACTGCAGATACAGTAATTATTGCTCCTGGTCATCATATTTGTAAAATTGACTTTAATGATGTGATCAAAGAACATGAAAGTAGTGAAGCCGATATTACAGTTCTGTACAAGGATTATGATGGTTTATCAGTGAAAAGACCAATTTATCATCAAATTTCACTCGATACAAACGGTGAAGTCCGTGATGTAAACTTTTATACGTCTCCTAAGAAAGGTGATCATATATGTTTGGAAACATATGTGATTAAAAAACAACTATTAATAGATTTAATAATGAATTGTATAGAGTATGATGAATATGATTTTTTGAAAGATATTGTTAAAGCAAATTTGATAAATCTAAAAGTGCAAGGTTATCAGTTCACGGGTTATATGCCTTTTATTCATTCCCTAGAAACATACCATGCTAGTAATATGGAATTTCTTAACCCAGAAATTCTTCGTAACTATTTTTATGATTCATGGGAAGTTTTCACGAAAATTAAACATGAAGCACCTGCCGAATTCACAAATTACTCTAAGGTGTCTAATTCTTTAATAGCCAATGGATGTATTATTGAGGGCACCGTCGAAAATAGTATTATTTTCAGAGGAGTAAAAGTAAAAAAAGGTGCAGTTGTTAAAAACAGTATCATTATGCAAAAGGGTGATATTGAAGAGGGAGCACATGTCGAAAATGTGATTACTGATAAACAAGTAACCATTACAAGGGATCAAATCATAACGGCGAGAAATAAGCCAATGGTGATCAAAAAAGAGGGAGTAGTTTAA
- the glgA gene encoding glycogen synthase GlgA yields MNVLFAASECAPFIKTGGLGDVIGALPQALHKKGANVSVILPKYGDLPLHFKEQMQWIKSIEVPVGWRRQFCGIDKFHYQGITVYFLDNEYYFKRHGSYGFGDDGERFAFFSRAVLEALPYLEERPNIIHCHDWQTGLIPVHLKAHYENNPYYQGIKTVFTIHNLRYQGVYPKSVLSDLLDLSELYFHMDALEFYGDVSYLKGGLAFADCVTTVSSTYADEIQSPYYGERLDGFLRKIGNDLQGIVNGIDNDSYNPKGDENLFLPYDEYSGKSVNKKHLQETLGLPMNPDIPIISMVTRLVDQKGIDLILHVFHEIIGLDVQFVLLGTGNQEYEEAFRYFEEIYPDNVSANLYFDEALSRKIYAGSDLFLMPSQFEPCGIGQLLALRYGSLPLVRETGGLKDTVIPYNELTEEGNGFSFANYNAHELLYTIERAVALFRFQPNKWRNLVERAMDLDFSWSSSSQQYLKLYRDLLKI; encoded by the coding sequence ATGAATGTATTATTTGCAGCCTCAGAGTGCGCCCCATTTATAAAGACCGGGGGACTGGGTGATGTTATAGGCGCCTTGCCTCAAGCTTTACATAAAAAGGGAGCAAACGTTAGCGTGATACTACCAAAATATGGCGACCTTCCATTACATTTTAAAGAACAAATGCAATGGATCAAAAGCATTGAAGTACCTGTAGGCTGGAGACGTCAATTTTGCGGTATAGATAAATTTCATTATCAGGGGATAACAGTATACTTTCTCGATAACGAATATTATTTTAAAAGGCATGGTAGCTATGGCTTTGGAGACGATGGTGAACGTTTTGCTTTCTTTTCCAGAGCCGTACTAGAGGCTCTACCGTATTTAGAAGAACGGCCCAATATAATCCATTGCCATGATTGGCAAACAGGGTTGATACCTGTTCATTTGAAGGCCCATTATGAAAATAATCCATACTACCAGGGCATCAAAACTGTGTTCACTATTCATAATTTACGCTACCAAGGGGTATATCCTAAATCAGTGCTTTCTGATTTGCTGGATTTAAGCGAGCTCTATTTTCACATGGACGCCTTAGAGTTTTATGGGGATGTCAGCTACCTAAAAGGTGGACTGGCCTTTGCTGATTGCGTGACAACGGTAAGTTCAACCTATGCAGACGAAATACAGTCTCCCTATTATGGGGAAAGACTTGATGGGTTCTTACGAAAAATAGGAAATGATCTTCAAGGAATCGTTAACGGAATTGACAATGACTCCTATAATCCAAAAGGTGATGAAAATTTATTTCTTCCATACGACGAATATAGTGGAAAGTCTGTAAATAAAAAGCATCTACAGGAAACACTTGGGCTTCCTATGAACCCTGATATCCCAATAATTTCAATGGTTACTAGACTAGTTGATCAAAAAGGTATAGATTTGATTCTACATGTATTCCATGAAATCATTGGTTTGGATGTCCAATTTGTTTTACTAGGTACAGGCAATCAGGAGTATGAAGAGGCATTCAGATATTTTGAAGAAATTTATCCCGATAATGTGTCAGCCAACCTTTATTTTGATGAAGCATTGTCACGAAAAATTTATGCCGGTTCAGATCTTTTTCTAATGCCATCCCAATTTGAACCGTGCGGAATTGGACAATTACTTGCACTTCGCTATGGATCCTTGCCGCTCGTCCGTGAAACAGGTGGGCTGAAGGATACGGTAATACCTTATAATGAATTAACTGAAGAAGGAAATGGATTCAGCTTTGCTAACTATAATGCCCACGAATTGCTGTATACAATTGAGCGTGCAGTTGCACTATTTCGCTTCCAGCCGAACAAATGGAGGAACCTAGTAGAGCGTGCAATGGATCTTGACTTTAGTTGGTCATCATCTTCGCAGCAATATCTCAAATTATATCGTGATCTCCTAAAAATCTGA
- a CDS encoding sugar ABC transporter substrate-binding protein translates to MKKLIIFLLLLTCGVLLMGCSDEAGTSESKGKGEITVWAHPYTDNQEKEGEMWKELIGSYEETTGVKVNFQQIPWANRDQKILTALAANNGPDVFYAIPDQMPQYAEAGMLLDLSSYLEDNDMEDFVDSSMVSATWKGKTYGVPILQSVETFIYNVDVIKAIGEDPTKLPTTWEEFEEWAEKAKEKGYYASSFLGGGSMNGTLYPYLWQAGGEILTEDNEVMINNEDGVEAFEFINKMYKNGWIPKDSITALEHDSLWDSGKLLSIQGAGLSVSRMLGKETFEFVIAPPLKNKKQATYGTTGMFVVPINSDNQDAAAEFIKVITNADNQRIFNRETQFIPTRESAKDIYDDQKYLAQLASYTEFTRSGVIHPEGRNIMPLIQAELQTMLEGKKTPKEAADAAAESIKGKLK, encoded by the coding sequence TTGAAAAAACTAATAATTTTTCTATTATTATTAACATGCGGAGTATTACTTATGGGGTGTAGTGATGAAGCGGGGACTTCTGAATCTAAGGGCAAAGGAGAAATTACAGTTTGGGCTCATCCTTATACAGACAACCAGGAAAAAGAAGGGGAAATGTGGAAGGAATTAATCGGTTCCTATGAGGAAACAACAGGTGTAAAGGTTAACTTTCAACAAATTCCTTGGGCAAACCGTGACCAAAAAATCCTTACAGCTTTAGCAGCCAATAATGGACCAGATGTGTTTTATGCAATTCCAGATCAAATGCCCCAATATGCAGAAGCCGGAATGCTATTAGATCTCAGCTCTTATTTGGAAGACAATGATATGGAAGATTTTGTGGATAGTTCAATGGTTTCTGCTACATGGAAGGGTAAGACGTATGGAGTGCCTATCCTTCAATCGGTTGAAACCTTTATTTATAATGTGGACGTAATTAAAGCAATAGGAGAAGACCCAACAAAACTTCCTACAACATGGGAGGAATTTGAAGAGTGGGCTGAAAAAGCTAAAGAGAAAGGTTACTATGCCTCTAGTTTTCTAGGAGGAGGATCTATGAACGGGACTCTATATCCTTACCTATGGCAAGCAGGAGGAGAAATTCTTACAGAAGATAATGAAGTAATGATTAATAACGAAGATGGAGTAGAGGCATTTGAATTTATTAACAAAATGTATAAAAACGGATGGATTCCAAAGGATTCTATTACTGCTCTAGAACATGATTCTCTATGGGATAGTGGAAAACTACTATCTATACAAGGAGCAGGCCTATCAGTTAGTAGAATGTTAGGAAAAGAGACTTTTGAGTTTGTCATTGCTCCTCCTTTGAAAAACAAAAAACAGGCTACCTATGGAACCACTGGAATGTTTGTAGTCCCTATCAATTCAGATAACCAGGATGCGGCAGCTGAATTCATTAAAGTTATTACTAATGCTGATAACCAAAGAATATTTAATAGAGAAACACAATTTATCCCTACCAGAGAATCTGCAAAAGATATTTATGATGATCAAAAATATCTAGCTCAACTAGCGTCTTACACTGAGTTCACTCGATCTGGAGTAATACATCCTGAAGGACGTAACATTATGCCTTTAATACAAGCAGAACTTCAAACTATGCTAGAAGGTAAAAAAACTCCAAAAGAGGCTGCTGATGCAGCTGCTGAGTCCATAAAAGGAAAGCTTAAATAA
- a CDS encoding MarR family winged helix-turn-helix transcriptional regulator: protein MQQNTRGSLIWLRISRFTHQSNLLSNEFLKPFDLTTAQFDVLMQVSTYEPLTQGELAEKVTVSQGGISRMLARLEKDGLIARKQEWKTKTISLTKKGREKLENAFEAQLLFQSSFFDDCLSDEEQKTLYLLMSRVQKNSEKKKLPNK, encoded by the coding sequence ATGCAACAAAATACTCGCGGGTCGTTAATATGGTTAAGGATTTCTCGATTCACACATCAAAGTAACTTACTATCGAATGAGTTTTTAAAGCCATTTGATTTAACTACTGCACAATTTGATGTATTAATGCAAGTTTCAACTTATGAACCATTAACACAAGGTGAGCTAGCTGAGAAAGTCACCGTGTCACAAGGCGGTATTTCGCGTATGCTTGCTCGCCTTGAAAAAGATGGACTCATTGCACGAAAGCAAGAGTGGAAAACTAAAACGATCTCGTTAACGAAAAAAGGACGGGAAAAACTAGAAAATGCATTTGAAGCTCAGCTTTTATTTCAATCCTCATTCTTTGATGATTGTTTATCTGATGAAGAACAAAAAACGTTGTATTTACTTATGTCGCGTGTACAAAAAAATAGCGAAAAAAAGAAATTGCCAAACAAGTAA
- a CDS encoding ring-cleaving dioxygenase, whose product MYTISGHHHISMITKNAKQNNHFYRNVLGLRRVKMTVNQDDPSMYHLFYGDKTGNPGTELSFFEIPNVGRTHRGTNAITQIGLLVPTEMSLAYWKARFDEYNVQHSDITSYANRPALFFEDEEGLRMVLLASNGQKMKQWESWGKSNVPLEHQIQGMGSVEITVRRLEKLGSTLTEIFGYTEISRTKDEAIFQSVQGEVFGEIVVKYLEGPTEKPGRGSIHHLAIRVKDDVELAYWDEQVQARGFQSSGIVDRFYFKSLYFRESNGILFEIATDGPGFTIDGNIETLGQKLDLPPFLEQRRAEIEEKLQPIEEN is encoded by the coding sequence ATGTACACAATTTCAGGACATCATCATATTTCAATGATTACAAAAAATGCAAAACAAAATAACCACTTTTATCGTAATGTACTTGGTTTACGTCGTGTGAAAATGACGGTGAACCAAGATGATCCATCGATGTATCACTTATTTTATGGAGATAAAACTGGAAATCCCGGCACAGAGTTATCTTTCTTTGAAATTCCGAATGTTGGACGCACTCACCGAGGCACAAACGCTATCACCCAAATCGGTTTACTTGTTCCAACAGAAATGAGTTTAGCCTATTGGAAAGCACGTTTTGATGAATACAACGTACAGCATAGTGATATTACATCGTACGCCAACCGTCCTGCTCTATTCTTTGAAGATGAAGAAGGCTTACGCATGGTGCTACTTGCATCCAACGGACAAAAGATGAAGCAATGGGAATCATGGGGAAAATCAAACGTACCGCTAGAACATCAAATTCAAGGCATGGGATCCGTGGAAATAACGGTACGCCGGCTTGAAAAGCTTGGTAGTACGCTTACAGAGATATTTGGGTATACCGAAATATCACGTACGAAAGATGAAGCCATTTTCCAATCAGTACAAGGCGAAGTATTTGGTGAAATCGTAGTGAAGTATTTAGAAGGTCCTACTGAAAAACCAGGACGTGGTAGTATCCATCATCTAGCGATTCGTGTCAAAGACGATGTAGAACTTGCATACTGGGATGAACAAGTACAAGCACGTGGTTTCCAGTCGTCTGGAATTGTGGATCGTTTCTACTTTAAGAGCTTATACTTTCGTGAATCAAATGGCATTCTTTTTGAGATTGCTACAGACGGACCAGGATTTACAATTGACGGAAATATCGAAACACTTGGTCAGAAATTAGATTTACCACCGTTTTTAGAACAGCGTCGTGCTGAAATTGAAGAAAAATTACAACCAATAGAGGAGAATTGA
- a CDS encoding LLM class flavin-dependent oxidoreductase has product MEQYRINPTKGMEFGLYSLGDHIVNPTTGERISAQQRIKELIEMAKLAEDAGIEVFGLGESHQTYFTTQAHTVILGAIAQATSKIKIASSATVLSVSDPVRVYEDFSTIDLISNGRAEIVAGRGSRVGAYHLLGVDLQDYEEIFEEKLELLKKINEEERVTWEGEFRPPLLNAEILPQPKSGSLPIWRAVGGPPASAIKAGYMGIPMMLTTLGGPAVNFKPSVDAYREAAERNGYDPSTLPIGTTSLFYVADTTKEALQGMYPHINGGFQAIRGGGYPKQQFAQATDTRDALMVGSTQQIVEKLLYQNDLYGMQRFMAQIDFGGVPFEKIMKNIEIIGNEIIPAIKKYTSK; this is encoded by the coding sequence ATGGAACAATATCGCATCAATCCGACAAAAGGCATGGAATTTGGATTATATTCATTAGGAGATCACATTGTCAACCCAACAACAGGTGAACGTATATCTGCACAACAACGTATTAAAGAGTTAATTGAAATGGCAAAACTTGCTGAGGATGCAGGGATTGAGGTATTCGGTTTAGGAGAAAGTCATCAAACCTACTTTACAACTCAAGCTCATACCGTAATTTTAGGTGCTATTGCACAAGCAACAAGTAAAATAAAAATTGCAAGCTCCGCAACCGTGCTGAGTGTATCTGATCCTGTACGTGTATATGAGGACTTCTCCACAATTGATTTAATTTCTAACGGACGAGCAGAAATCGTCGCTGGACGTGGATCTCGCGTTGGTGCTTATCACTTACTTGGTGTGGATTTACAAGATTATGAGGAAATATTCGAAGAAAAATTAGAACTACTAAAAAAAATAAACGAAGAAGAACGTGTTACATGGGAAGGCGAGTTCCGTCCTCCACTTTTAAATGCAGAAATCTTACCACAACCAAAAAGTGGTTCACTTCCGATTTGGCGTGCTGTAGGTGGGCCACCTGCAAGTGCCATTAAAGCTGGTTATATGGGGATTCCAATGATGTTAACTACCTTAGGAGGACCAGCTGTCAACTTTAAGCCTTCTGTTGATGCGTATCGTGAGGCTGCTGAGCGAAATGGCTATGATCCAAGTACACTCCCAATTGGAACAACAAGCTTGTTCTATGTAGCTGATACAACAAAAGAAGCATTACAAGGCATGTACCCCCATATTAATGGTGGATTCCAAGCGATCCGAGGGGGAGGGTATCCTAAGCAACAATTCGCCCAAGCAACTGATACACGTGATGCATTAATGGTTGGTAGTACACAACAAATTGTCGAAAAGCTACTTTACCAAAATGACCTATATGGGATGCAACGCTTTATGGCACAAATCGACTTCGGTGGTGTACCTTTCGAAAAGATTATGAAAAACATCGAAATCATTGGAAATGAAATAATTCCAGCGATTAAAAAATATACATCCAAATAA
- a CDS encoding NADPH-dependent FMN reductase, protein MKIVTIAGSIVGSKTNTAMTKVVEILENKYPQHEVTLLDLADYKLEFSDGRNYFEYEGDTKYVSETIMEADAIIIGTPTFQASIPATLKNIFDLLPVNAFRDKVVSSVVTAGTSKHYLMVEQQLKPILAYMKAHIVPTYVFIEEKDFLRKEIVNDDILFRLDRLVEDTVLTVEAFEIIRAKKDEEYDF, encoded by the coding sequence ATGAAAATAGTAACAATAGCCGGCTCAATTGTCGGGTCTAAAACAAATACAGCAATGACTAAAGTTGTCGAAATACTTGAAAATAAATATCCACAGCATGAAGTTACACTACTAGATTTAGCCGACTATAAATTGGAATTTAGTGATGGACGTAATTATTTTGAATATGAAGGAGATACAAAATACGTGTCAGAAACAATAATGGAAGCAGATGCCATTATTATTGGTACGCCAACGTTCCAAGCATCCATTCCAGCAACGCTAAAAAATATTTTCGATTTACTTCCAGTCAATGCTTTCCGTGACAAAGTCGTAAGTAGTGTCGTGACTGCCGGTACATCGAAACACTATTTAATGGTAGAGCAGCAATTAAAGCCAATCTTAGCATATATGAAAGCTCACATTGTTCCGACATATGTGTTTATCGAAGAAAAAGATTTCTTACGGAAAGAAATTGTGAATGACGATATCCTTTTCCGTCTAGATCGCTTAGTCGAAGATACAGTGTTAACCGTTGAAGCTTTTGAGATTATTCGAGCGAAAAAAGACGAAGAATACGATTTTTGA